The DNA region CAACGCGCCCGAAGACGGCGAGCGCGAGATGGTGGTCGACGAGGCGCACAACAACGAAGAAGACTTCGAGCGCCTGGTGAACATGGCGGAGAACCTGCCGGACGACTACGAAGAGCGCAGCCGGCCGTCGCGTGGGCAGATGGAGGCCGAGGCGGACCGCGCCCACGACGCCATGATGAACATGGCGGACCGCCCCGAGAGCCTGGCCGACTACCTGCACCACCAGCTCAACTGGTTCGACGCCCCCGAGGCCGTGCGCAAGATGGCGGAGCGGCTGATCTACAGCCTCGACACCAACGGCTACCTGAAGACGCCGCTGGAAGAGCTGGTGCCGCCGACCCCGTCCGCCGAAGGGATCGACCCCGTGAAGTGGCGCACGGAGCAGTTGGAGGTGATCCACGCGGCGCTGGCGCTGGTGCAGTTGTTCGATCCCCCGGGGGTCGGCGCGCGGTCGCTGCAAGAGTGCCTGCTGCTGCAGCTCACGGCTGGCATGCCTTTCTACGACGAGCTCAAGACGCTCATCCAGGACCACCTGTCCGACCTAGAGAACAACCGCCTGCCGATCATCGTCAAGAAGACCGGCTACTCCATCGAGACCATCCAAGAGGCGTGGGAAGAGCTCCGCAAGCTCAAGCCGAAGCCGGGCGCCGACTTCGGCGACTCGCCGGTGCCGCAGGTCACGCCCGACGTGTTCGTTGAGAAGAACGAGGCGGGCGAGTACGAGATCCGCCTCGAGGACACGCAGCTCCCGTCGCTGGCCATCAGCCCCTACTACCGCAAGCTGCTGCAGCAGGCCGGCTCGGCCGACCAGAAGACGCGCGAGTACATCAAGCAGAAGATCAACTCTGCCCAGTGGCTGATCGAGGCGATCGAGCAGCGACGCGGCACGCTGACGCGCGTCTCCGAGGCGATCGTCGCCCACCAGACCCGCTTCCTTGAAGACGGCCCGGAGTCGATCGAGCCGCTCAAGATGCAGCAGATCGCGGACAAGGTAGGGGTGCACGTCACCACGGTCAGCCGCGCGGTGGACGACAAGTGGATCCAGACGCCGCGAGGCATCTTCCCGCTGAAGCGGTTCTTTGTCGGCGGCACCACCGGCGCCGACGGCGAGGACATCGCCTGGGACCGCGTGCGGCTCAAGCTGCAAGAGATCGTCGACGGCGAGGACAAGAGCGCCCCGCTGTCGGACGACGCGCTGGTCGAAGCGCTCGCCAAGGAAGGGATCACCGTCGCCCGCCGCACGGTCACCAAGTACCGCAAGGCGATGAACATCCCCAGCAGCCGCCAGCGCCGCGACTGGTCGAAGACCCCCGCCGCCGCTGAGTAACGGACATACGGGAACCGCCAAGACGCGCCAAGGACGGAAGTTAGACGGGATGAACAGGAACGACCAATAGAATAACTGTTAACGCCAGCCGGTCTATCCGCAACTCCATCCGGCTAATCCTGTCAGTCCCTTTCGTCCGTCTTGGCGCTTCTTGGCGTCCTTGGCGGTTCAATCTTTCGTACTTCGTGGCGTCTGGGCGGTTCGGTCGTCTATGATAGGCGTGTGAATCTCGACGCCACGCATATCGCCATCCGCGAACGCTCGTTCTCGGAGATCCTCGACCTGGCGTTGCGCGTCGGCGTCCGGCACGCGGGGCCGCTGCTGCTGCTGTGGGCCATCGGCGTGCTGCCGTTCGCGGCGATCAACTTTGCGCTGCTGCAGGGGGCCCTCAGCGATCGTTCGCTCAGCAGCGAGCCAGAAGCCTACGTCTTCTGGCAACTGCTGCTGGTCGTGATCGAGGTCCCCTTTGCGACCGCGTTGATGACGCTCTACCTGGGGCAGGCGACCTTTGCCCACCACGTGAGCCGGCGGCGGCTGGCGGCCGACTTCTTCCGCAGCCTGCCGCAGTTGCTCCTTTTACAGGGGGCGCTGCGTGGGCTGATGACGCCGCTGGTGCTGACGCTGCTGGGCCCGTACGTGGCGTGGCCCTACCTGTCGGAGCTGATCCTGCTGGAGCGCAACCCGCTGTTTGCCGGGCGTAGCGGACGGATCAGCACGATGCGTCGCAGCCGCAACCTGCACCGCGGCGCCGGGGGCGAGCTGTTCGCCCGCTGGCTGGCGGCCGCAACGGTGGGGGTGTTGATGACGGTCTCGGTGGCGACCGGCGTGGGGGTGCTGACGACCCAGCTCACGGGCGTCACGCTGTCGGACCGCGCGGCGATGCTCTACCTCTGGCCGGCGGCGGCGTGGGCCGTTCTCGGTTATCTTGCGGTGGTGCGGTTCCTGGCCTACCTGGACCTGCGGATCCGGCGTGAGGGCTGGGAGGTCGAGCTGGCCATGCGTGCCGAGGCCGCCAAGCTGGTGCGGCTGTCGTAAACAAAAGGGCAAGCGTTGCAGACGCGATCAAGGTCAACGATCACCCAAGCGATCCGGGGCGTCCCCGCCTTCGGCGCGGCGGAATGGACCGACGACTCCGGGGCGCCGGGGGCGGGGACGCCCCGGATCGCACGGCTGGTGCGTCTTGCGATTGCTGTGGTCGCATTGCTGGTACTAGTTGAACGCTCAGAGGCTGCGCCAACCGCGGCGCCCGACGCGGCCGTCGAAACAGGCCGCGAGGCGCTGGCCGACCAGTGGGACGCCCCCTGGTACGACGCCAAGACCGACTCGCTCAAGGCGATCCCGGTCAAAGCGCCGAAGCCGGCCCCGCCCCCCGCGGCGCCGCAGGAGCCCTGGGGGTTCTGGGAATGGCTCAGCGGCCTGTTCGGCGCGTGGAACCTTGACCTGGGAGAGATCGTCCTCTTCCTCGGCTGGCTTGCGCTGGCGGCGTTGCTGGTCGCCCTGATCTGGGCGCTGGTGCGGTCGATCCAAACCAGCGACTTGGCAGACGCCCAGGCCGAGGCAGAGCGGTCCGCCATGCGCCGGCGGATCGAGAGCGTCGAAGCGCTCCCCGCGCCGGTGGCCAGCGGCGTGAAGGACCTGCTGGCCGAGTCGGCCCGGCTGCGCGACGCGGGGGACCTGGCGGGCGCCATCGTCTACTTGTTCAGCCACCAACTGATCTCGCTCGATCACGCCGGCGCCATCCGCTTGGTGAAGGGGAAGACCAACCGCCAGTACCTCCGCGAGCTGGGGCGTTGGGCCCCTGCGGCGGCGCCGCTGTTGGCCAAGACGGTAGACGCCTTCGAGGCCTCCTTCTTCGGGGGGCACACCCCCACGCGGCAGCAGTTCGACGCGTGCTGGGAGGCCGCGCTGCTGCTCCCGGCAGCTGCCACGCCGGCCAAGGAGAAGGCGGCATGAGCACGCGGGCCCCGCAGACCCTGATGCTGCTGCTCATCGCCGCCGTCGGCTGCGGCGAGCCGGAGCTGCGCACGCGCCACGGCGTGCGCTCGGGCGCCAACGAGGGGA from Pirellulimonas nuda includes:
- the rpoN gene encoding RNA polymerase factor sigma-54, giving the protein MRLSFGQHMQMAQKQVLAPRMIQSMEILQLPIMALAERIEQEMEDNPTLEQSTGDGEEYDDEVGFDKPEDPNAPEDGEREMVVDEAHNNEEDFERLVNMAENLPDDYEERSRPSRGQMEAEADRAHDAMMNMADRPESLADYLHHQLNWFDAPEAVRKMAERLIYSLDTNGYLKTPLEELVPPTPSAEGIDPVKWRTEQLEVIHAALALVQLFDPPGVGARSLQECLLLQLTAGMPFYDELKTLIQDHLSDLENNRLPIIVKKTGYSIETIQEAWEELRKLKPKPGADFGDSPVPQVTPDVFVEKNEAGEYEIRLEDTQLPSLAISPYYRKLLQQAGSADQKTREYIKQKINSAQWLIEAIEQRRGTLTRVSEAIVAHQTRFLEDGPESIEPLKMQQIADKVGVHVTTVSRAVDDKWIQTPRGIFPLKRFFVGGTTGADGEDIAWDRVRLKLQEIVDGEDKSAPLSDDALVEALAKEGITVARRTVTKYRKAMNIPSSRQRRDWSKTPAAAE
- a CDS encoding DUF4129 domain-containing protein, which encodes MQTRSRSTITQAIRGVPAFGAAEWTDDSGAPGAGTPRIARLVRLAIAVVALLVLVERSEAAPTAAPDAAVETGREALADQWDAPWYDAKTDSLKAIPVKAPKPAPPPAAPQEPWGFWEWLSGLFGAWNLDLGEIVLFLGWLALAALLVALIWALVRSIQTSDLADAQAEAERSAMRRRIESVEALPAPVASGVKDLLAESARLRDAGDLAGAIVYLFSHQLISLDHAGAIRLVKGKTNRQYLRELGRWAPAAAPLLAKTVDAFEASFFGGHTPTRQQFDACWEAALLLPAAATPAKEKAA